In Ktedonobacteraceae bacterium, a genomic segment contains:
- a CDS encoding fumarylacetoacetate hydrolase family protein encodes MQLVSYRPHAGTDEAWRAGVEHKGLVADVVPLWHGNSHEVTTRQLLAAGPAVIESVFKQAREILAAGSETSGVFQVASVELGPPVPDPDKIICIGVNYADHASEAGLAQTSVPLFFAKFRNSLTGPTSPILLPRVSSQIDYEGELAVISGTRCKDVSEQEALSYVAGYTIMNDVSARDLQMQTSQYIAGKALDTFAPMGPGIVLASAIPDPRALLLTTRVNGQEVQHASTASMIFSVAAIISFLSSLMALEPGDIIATGTPSGVGFKRTPPLFLQHGDVVEVEIEGIGQLRNSVVGTRTEAGAEREK; translated from the coding sequence ATGCAACTGGTGAGTTACCGGCCTCATGCTGGTACGGATGAAGCCTGGCGCGCAGGCGTGGAACACAAGGGCCTTGTGGCAGATGTCGTCCCCCTCTGGCATGGGAATAGCCATGAGGTGACGACGAGACAACTGCTCGCGGCTGGACCAGCGGTCATAGAGAGCGTCTTCAAACAGGCCCGCGAGATACTCGCTGCTGGTTCTGAGACATCAGGAGTGTTCCAGGTGGCATCTGTTGAACTTGGACCGCCGGTACCCGATCCCGATAAGATTATCTGTATCGGCGTCAATTATGCCGATCATGCCAGTGAAGCTGGATTGGCACAGACATCTGTACCCCTCTTCTTCGCCAAATTCCGTAACAGCTTAACCGGTCCGACCAGCCCGATCCTCTTACCCCGTGTGAGCAGTCAGATCGATTATGAAGGAGAATTAGCGGTCATCAGCGGAACGCGCTGTAAAGACGTTTCTGAGCAGGAGGCCCTCTCGTATGTGGCTGGCTATACCATCATGAACGATGTGAGCGCGCGTGACCTGCAAATGCAGACGAGCCAGTACATAGCGGGCAAGGCACTCGACACCTTCGCGCCGATGGGGCCTGGGATCGTGCTGGCATCTGCTATTCCCGATCCCCGGGCGCTTCTGTTGACCACTAGAGTCAATGGACAGGAGGTACAACACGCCAGCACGGCCAGCATGATCTTTTCCGTGGCGGCCATCATCTCGTTTCTCAGCTCCCTCATGGCGCTGGAGCCTGGAGATATCATTGCGACAGGGACGCCATCAGGAGTGGGATTCAAGCGTACGCCGCCCCTCTTTTTACAGCATGGAGATGTCGTGGAAGTCGAGATCGAAGGCATTGGTCAGCTACGCAATTCTGTTGTGGGTACGCGGACGGAAGCAGGAGCAGAGCGAGAGAAGTAG
- a CDS encoding alpha/beta hydrolase, producing the protein MASRSVSVDAGNVKLSGRFLPATNGQPGALLVALHGGTYSSKYFDTAPSRLLELCASLGYSILALDRPGYGTATSVPQDHLSFDGQIPILRQALAEIWDDYGQQSAGMFVIGHSIGGMIALLLAAENPHERLLGLNMTGSGAIYQTRTSAAFATLMNDAPTVVMDQSIKVAVMYGPPWSYPEELAKLDPERDVPCPMPEFKEAQKWGARLPQVAASVRVPVQFIVPEYDGIWRGDQEALSHVAAMFTAAPFVDVGIQRMAGHSAELHTLARAFYMKILAFVEECILYHQNRASM; encoded by the coding sequence ATGGCAAGTCGCTCTGTCAGCGTAGATGCTGGGAACGTGAAGCTTTCAGGACGCTTCCTTCCAGCGACCAATGGCCAGCCAGGCGCGCTTCTGGTTGCACTGCATGGTGGAACCTACTCGAGTAAATATTTTGATACCGCTCCGTCCCGGTTACTCGAGTTGTGCGCTTCACTCGGCTATTCGATCCTGGCGCTTGACCGACCTGGGTATGGGACAGCTACTTCTGTTCCACAGGACCACCTTTCGTTCGATGGCCAGATTCCCATCTTGCGGCAGGCGCTTGCGGAGATTTGGGATGACTATGGCCAGCAATCCGCAGGGATGTTTGTGATTGGGCATTCCATCGGGGGGATGATTGCCTTACTGCTCGCGGCAGAAAACCCGCATGAACGTCTGCTCGGCCTGAATATGACTGGCTCGGGAGCTATTTATCAAACTCGGACAAGTGCAGCATTTGCAACGTTGATGAATGACGCACCGACCGTGGTGATGGATCAATCGATTAAAGTTGCTGTCATGTACGGACCGCCGTGGTCCTATCCAGAGGAACTGGCGAAGTTGGACCCAGAACGGGACGTTCCTTGTCCCATGCCAGAGTTCAAAGAAGCACAAAAATGGGGCGCACGTCTTCCACAGGTTGCGGCGTCCGTGCGAGTTCCTGTCCAGTTCATTGTTCCGGAATATGATGGCATTTGGCGTGGTGATCAGGAGGCACTCAGCCACGTGGCCGCGATGTTTACTGCCGCGCCTTTTGTCGATGTGGGGATACAGCGCATGGCGGGCCATTCGGCAGAGTTGCATACGCTGGCCCGCGCATTCTACATGAAGATACTCGCTTTTGTCGAGGAGTGCATCTTGTACCATCAAAATCGAGCGAGCATGTAG
- a CDS encoding GntR family transcriptional regulator has product MNVTAHTGKGSQPTILTKITMPEQIATALREEIVTGQLAAGTRLRQNEIAQRFGVSTTPVREAFGLLQSDGLVQIDPHRGVTVFLPTIQDLIEHYEIRMALEMLAAEKAAEHFQAQDAPPLIALLDEMLTTSNAVRYVELNQQFHLRLYRLGGRSRLVTMIEELRNASLAYNHLYAAADVPRDAERLDAEHREILAACQTNDPVRAANAVRQHMQQTIAHVTKLLEQGGKAEEAR; this is encoded by the coding sequence ATGAACGTGACGGCACATACGGGAAAGGGTAGCCAACCGACTATCCTCACAAAAATCACGATGCCGGAGCAGATTGCGACTGCTCTGCGTGAGGAAATCGTCACTGGGCAGCTTGCCGCAGGCACCCGGTTGCGCCAGAATGAGATCGCGCAACGCTTTGGGGTCAGTACGACTCCCGTCCGCGAGGCGTTTGGACTGCTGCAAAGTGACGGCCTGGTGCAAATTGACCCCCACCGGGGAGTCACCGTGTTCTTGCCAACCATTCAGGATCTCATCGAGCATTATGAAATTCGCATGGCACTGGAGATGCTGGCCGCCGAGAAAGCTGCCGAACACTTCCAGGCGCAGGATGCTCCTCCACTTATTGCCCTCCTCGATGAGATGCTCACCACCAGCAATGCCGTTCGCTATGTCGAGCTGAATCAACAGTTCCACTTGCGCTTGTATCGACTTGGGGGACGTTCGCGGCTAGTCACGATGATTGAAGAACTGCGCAATGCCTCGCTTGCCTACAACCATCTCTATGCCGCAGCCGATGTTCCCAGGGATGCAGAGCGCCTCGACGCGGAACACCGCGAGATTCTGGCTGCCTGCCAGACGAACGATCCGGTTCGTGCTGCCAATGCGGTGCGCCAGCATATGCAACAGACTATCGCTCATGTCACGAAACTGCTTGAACAGGGAGGGAAAGCGGAAGAGGCAAGATGA
- a CDS encoding CoA transferase: MSALVGCSTGNAVSHLSTSLLETALNLSVFQGQRAFSLSVDPTPQGTNHPTIAPYGTFTTAGEPINIAVGNDKQ; this comes from the coding sequence GTGTCGGCGTTAGTGGGGTGCAGCACCGGTAATGCGGTCAGCCACCTCAGCACATCGCTGCTCGAAACAGCACTCAACCTCTCAGTGTTCCAGGGACAGCGTGCATTCAGCCTCAGCGTTGACCCCACACCACAGGGCACCAACCACCCGACAATCGCACCCTACGGCACATTCACGACCGCGGGCGAACCGATCAACATCGCGGTTGGCAACGACAAACAGTGA
- a CDS encoding nuclear transport factor 2 family protein, whose protein sequence is MTNDDKAEIIEILNLYAFALDTHQWDLFDRVFTEDVVAVFGPAGAGWNGLNIFKASFAEFHSRLDSHQHTIMGHLVVVDGDTAHAFSYGNWLLIRAAAEGGPTWTGTGWYDDDLVRTEQGWRIKRRVCRLQGWTGNPKVPEQHNEHNPDMNVKVLHSFAEAGDLSFLKALQGK, encoded by the coding sequence ATGACCAACGACGACAAAGCCGAGATCATCGAGATCCTCAATCTCTATGCCTTCGCACTCGACACCCACCAGTGGGACCTGTTCGACCGCGTCTTCACCGAAGACGTCGTCGCGGTGTTCGGTCCGGCCGGAGCCGGCTGGAACGGCCTCAATATCTTCAAAGCCTCATTCGCGGAATTCCACTCCAGGCTCGACAGCCATCAGCACACCATAATGGGCCATCTCGTCGTAGTCGACGGGGACACCGCCCACGCCTTCAGCTACGGCAACTGGTTGCTCATACGCGCAGCGGCCGAGGGCGGCCCGACCTGGACCGGCACGGGCTGGTACGACGACGACCTCGTACGCACTGAGCAGGGCTGGCGCATCAAGCGCCGCGTCTGCCGACTCCAGGGCTGGACTGGTAACCCGAAAGTTCCCGAACAGCACAACGAGCACAACCCCGACATGAACGTGAAGGTGCTGCACTCGTTTGCCGAGGCCGGGGATCTCAGTTTCCTCAAGGCGCTCCAGGGCAAATAG
- a CDS encoding amidohydrolase family protein — translation MSEIIAITNVNVFDGNALTGERTVVIDHGIISAATTADTIVDGRHGTLLPGLIDSHVHLRNVAELEQGTYWGCTTMLDMASPSMAVTDSLRHRHGLADIRGAGNPASAPGGMQTTRMGFPASSAVAGPADANRFVAERVAEGADYIKVIVEDPARMGPAALDVATITALVEAAHQAGLKAIAHVTTLAAFTIAAEAGVDILTHAPIDAEVDDILASSIAKRGIVSVPTLVMMRAVASIAARLPTHAGSSVDYAHARSTVTAFRRAGVTILAGTDANQGSVSPAQIQHGKALHDELGLLVEAGLTAVEALRSATVLPAAYFGFTDRGAIEPGRRADLLLIEGDPTQDIAATRAIRGVWVAGVQVR, via the coding sequence ATGTCTGAAATAATCGCCATTACGAATGTCAACGTGTTTGACGGCAACGCCTTGACCGGAGAACGCACGGTGGTCATTGACCATGGCATCATCTCTGCTGCCACGACGGCTGACACCATCGTTGATGGGCGGCATGGAACGCTGCTGCCTGGCCTCATCGACTCCCATGTCCATCTGAGGAATGTCGCTGAACTCGAGCAAGGGACATACTGGGGCTGTACAACGATGCTCGATATGGCTTCGCCATCGATGGCAGTGACCGATTCACTGCGTCATCGACACGGGTTAGCCGATATTCGTGGTGCTGGAAATCCAGCGAGCGCACCAGGAGGGATGCAGACAACTCGCATGGGCTTCCCTGCTTCGAGTGCAGTGGCAGGCCCAGCCGATGCGAATCGCTTTGTGGCTGAACGCGTTGCGGAGGGTGCGGATTATATCAAAGTGATTGTTGAAGACCCTGCCAGAATGGGTCCCGCTGCGCTTGACGTGGCAACCATCACGGCGCTGGTCGAGGCCGCTCACCAGGCGGGTCTGAAAGCGATCGCGCATGTCACCACCTTAGCTGCATTCACCATCGCTGCGGAGGCAGGAGTAGACATTCTCACACATGCCCCCATCGATGCGGAGGTTGACGACATTCTGGCGTCCTCAATTGCGAAGCGAGGCATCGTGTCGGTGCCGACGTTAGTGATGATGCGTGCCGTGGCAAGCATCGCAGCACGCCTCCCAACCCATGCTGGTTCCAGCGTCGATTATGCCCACGCGCGATCGACAGTGACAGCGTTCCGCCGGGCAGGCGTCACCATCCTGGCCGGAACGGATGCAAATCAAGGATCTGTTTCGCCCGCACAGATTCAACACGGGAAAGCACTGCATGATGAATTAGGGTTGCTTGTCGAGGCAGGGCTGACGGCTGTGGAAGCACTGCGTTCTGCCACAGTCCTGCCGGCTGCATACTTTGGCTTCACAGATCGAGGTGCCATTGAGCCTGGTCGCCGGGCTGATCTGCTGCTCATCGAGGGAGACCCGACCCAGGATATTGCTGCCACCCGTGCTATTCGTGGGGTCTGGGTGGCAGGAGTGCAAGTTCGCTAG
- a CDS encoding flavin reductase family protein produces MSKDIDPALFRETLGHYPTGVAAVTAVAGDGKPVGMIVGTFSSVSMDPPLIAFYSMRSSRSFAQVQTAAAFCVNVLASDQEPFCRRFATAGDSKFDGVAWRPGPLGSPILAGAVSWIECTFEDVREAGDHYIVLGRVRDLAVERSTLPLLFFQGGYGKFSPGSFIAAPDPELIQACHAAETMRIQVEEFSVEVGVNCSVLARIRWDAVQVLAANHAPIVEPFPLGHRQPIIPPFGAVFMVNASDSDIDEWLGRAPDLSDERRALNRSHLERVRECGYSLLAAGSEVLQRHQAALSAFEQSDRLPRQQRVVQQVTSDLANFLFTDLVAGEHYDLANIVVVVAPKEGRPPMALRMTGLPTGASTGQIESWIDRMKQIAA; encoded by the coding sequence ATGTCCAAAGATATTGATCCCGCGCTCTTCCGCGAAACACTGGGTCACTATCCGACCGGTGTCGCCGCCGTCACTGCAGTGGCAGGCGACGGCAAGCCCGTCGGAATGATTGTCGGCACCTTCTCGTCGGTTTCTATGGATCCCCCGCTGATCGCCTTTTACTCCATGCGCAGTTCGCGGAGCTTCGCGCAGGTTCAAACCGCTGCCGCTTTCTGCGTGAATGTCCTGGCGTCCGATCAGGAACCGTTCTGCCGCCGATTTGCAACTGCGGGCGACTCCAAGTTCGACGGCGTCGCCTGGAGACCGGGCCCCCTTGGTTCGCCGATCCTCGCTGGTGCAGTGTCGTGGATCGAATGCACCTTCGAAGATGTTCGGGAAGCTGGTGATCACTACATCGTGCTCGGACGCGTGCGCGACCTGGCCGTCGAGCGGTCCACGCTGCCGCTGCTCTTCTTCCAGGGGGGATATGGAAAGTTCTCGCCAGGGTCCTTCATCGCCGCGCCGGATCCCGAGTTGATCCAGGCCTGCCATGCCGCCGAAACGATGCGTATCCAAGTCGAAGAGTTCAGCGTCGAGGTCGGCGTCAACTGCAGCGTCTTAGCGAGAATCCGCTGGGACGCGGTGCAAGTCCTGGCCGCGAATCATGCGCCGATCGTAGAACCCTTCCCGCTTGGTCATCGCCAACCGATCATCCCGCCATTCGGTGCGGTCTTCATGGTGAACGCTTCAGACTCCGATATAGACGAATGGTTGGGGCGTGCACCGGACCTCAGCGACGAACGTCGCGCTCTCAACCGCTCCCATCTCGAGCGAGTTCGTGAGTGCGGCTATTCGCTGCTCGCGGCTGGGTCGGAGGTGCTGCAGCGTCATCAGGCCGCGCTGTCAGCCTTCGAACAGTCCGACCGCCTCCCTCGGCAGCAGCGCGTTGTGCAACAAGTCACGTCAGATCTGGCCAACTTCCTCTTCACCGACCTCGTCGCCGGTGAACACTATGACCTCGCGAACATTGTCGTCGTCGTCGCGCCCAAAGAGGGGAGACCCCCAATGGCCTTACGCATGACAGGCTTGCCGACCGGCGCCTCGACGGGGCAGATCGAATCATGGATAGACAGGATGAAGCAGATCGCCGCATGA
- a CDS encoding bifunctional 3-(3-hydroxy-phenyl)propionate/3-hydroxycinnamic acid hydroxylase: MNAPYFDETSGLIDFLVVGAGPVGLVTAILLGREGWHVTVVEKWPSRYPMPRACTIDHEALRILQAAGVMREHADLFEPSRGERGGYQIRNGEGELLRAINWNRPAESGWANVNGFYQPDLEAVLESMAHALPSVEIRRGWSATAIDQDEGSITLTVFRTNDHSRHDSLRGHWLIGADGANSVVRELAGIESVDTGFEADWLVVDYQPLDHRQWDAFVTQYCDPVQPATAVNSGPGRRRFEFMRRADVSADELGRMETAWKLMEPWGVTPENARLERHAVYTFRGRWAREWRRGRIFLAGDSAHLMPPFLGQGLCSGLRDASSLAWRLSLVESGRASESILDSYGTERGGHVQEIIAGAVALGKIICELDPLRAAKRDADMRAELNDPEAVTVEPPHPRLGQPSITEAGDDNAGRLSVQARVEANGIVGLFDDVVGGAWQLIGLDAEPMVDVSAELRTWFEDLGGTATALDVDGGVRDIDGAYRAWFEAHGCSLLLARPDFYIYGTGDAQDAARLLGDLRNALGVAVTDTNKPIEKGTLP; encoded by the coding sequence ATGAATGCACCGTACTTTGATGAGACGTCCGGCCTGATCGACTTCCTCGTTGTGGGCGCGGGCCCGGTTGGTCTGGTGACGGCAATTCTCCTCGGACGTGAGGGATGGCACGTGACAGTCGTCGAGAAATGGCCGTCGCGCTATCCGATGCCACGGGCATGCACGATCGACCACGAGGCTCTTCGTATCCTGCAGGCGGCCGGGGTCATGCGTGAGCATGCCGATTTGTTCGAACCGTCGCGCGGAGAACGGGGTGGCTACCAGATTCGCAATGGGGAAGGTGAGCTCCTTCGCGCGATCAACTGGAACCGACCGGCAGAGTCCGGCTGGGCGAACGTCAACGGGTTCTACCAGCCCGACCTCGAGGCGGTACTCGAGTCGATGGCACACGCCCTGCCATCGGTGGAGATCCGTCGAGGATGGTCTGCCACTGCCATCGACCAGGATGAGGGCTCGATCACGCTGACCGTGTTCCGCACCAACGATCATTCACGGCATGATTCGTTGCGGGGTCACTGGCTCATCGGTGCCGACGGCGCCAACAGCGTCGTTCGCGAGCTCGCTGGAATCGAAAGCGTCGACACGGGATTCGAGGCGGACTGGCTCGTCGTCGATTATCAGCCGCTCGATCACCGACAGTGGGATGCGTTTGTCACGCAGTATTGCGATCCGGTCCAGCCGGCGACGGCGGTCAACAGCGGCCCTGGTCGGCGACGCTTCGAGTTCATGCGTCGAGCGGATGTCTCGGCTGACGAGCTAGGACGAATGGAGACTGCGTGGAAACTGATGGAGCCATGGGGGGTGACACCCGAAAACGCGCGTCTTGAGCGCCATGCCGTCTATACCTTCCGCGGCCGGTGGGCGCGGGAGTGGCGCCGGGGCCGCATTTTTCTCGCTGGAGATTCCGCCCACTTGATGCCACCGTTTCTCGGGCAGGGCCTGTGTTCGGGACTTCGTGATGCGAGTTCGCTCGCCTGGCGGTTGTCCTTAGTCGAGTCCGGTCGAGCGTCCGAGTCGATCCTCGACTCGTACGGCACAGAGCGTGGCGGCCATGTACAAGAGATCATTGCGGGAGCCGTCGCACTTGGCAAGATAATCTGCGAACTCGATCCACTTAGAGCAGCCAAGCGCGATGCAGACATGCGCGCCGAGCTGAACGACCCCGAGGCAGTCACCGTCGAGCCACCCCACCCGCGACTCGGTCAGCCCTCGATCACCGAAGCAGGCGACGACAACGCTGGCCGGCTGTCCGTTCAGGCTCGGGTCGAAGCTAACGGGATCGTCGGGCTCTTCGACGATGTCGTGGGTGGCGCGTGGCAACTCATCGGGCTGGATGCAGAACCGATGGTGGACGTTTCGGCAGAACTCCGCACGTGGTTTGAAGACCTCGGCGGCACGGCTACCGCGCTCGACGTCGACGGCGGGGTTCGCGACATCGACGGCGCATACCGCGCATGGTTCGAAGCCCACGGCTGCAGTCTCCTGCTCGCGCGACCCGACTTCTATATCTATGGAACTGGCGATGCACAGGATGCCGCGCGCCTTCTCGGCGATCTACGCAACGCTCTGGGCGTCGCTGTTACGGACACGAATAAACCCATCGAGAAAGGTACACTACCATGA
- a CDS encoding acyl-CoA dehydrogenase family protein, translating to MTTPDSADRLATILEKVRAIGPTLRARAPEAERATRLSDETIADLDATGAFNIASPAEFGGDELSVREQLDVVIEVSKWDGSCGWVVWAGASTDWILAGSGSRVLEEVFAPEWVGPRVAGSSHFPASRGRAKRVDDGWIITGGPWTFATGSLWAPFTNLGCIAEDADGTYLVAVQVPRDELKFLDDWHVAGMRGTGSVSVVLKGDELLVPDYRGVDFRQITSGAIDSGLAGSLWKAPSLGWSFSLMAGMSIGIAQGALERFLERSNGRSIRGTTYKNQLEAPLTHLMLAEVHSKIQSATLMTRANAEETDRLGELAAAGTPAAPEYMQRFSARVLVETAYAAKWCAEAIELLQRNSGSTAIMDFEPIQRSWRDARIITLHGALNLEALSENYGRLMAGIQPHLVAGITTLDRFAPAPEITQ from the coding sequence ATGACGACCCCCGACTCCGCCGACCGGCTTGCGACGATCCTCGAGAAAGTGCGCGCCATCGGACCGACCCTGCGCGCGCGCGCCCCCGAAGCAGAACGCGCTACCAGACTCTCTGACGAGACCATCGCCGACCTTGACGCTACCGGTGCCTTCAATATTGCAAGCCCGGCCGAGTTCGGCGGTGACGAGCTCTCCGTCAGGGAGCAACTCGACGTGGTGATCGAAGTCTCGAAATGGGACGGGTCGTGCGGATGGGTCGTCTGGGCGGGCGCCTCGACCGACTGGATCCTTGCCGGATCGGGTTCGCGCGTACTCGAGGAGGTCTTCGCACCGGAATGGGTCGGACCGCGCGTTGCCGGATCGAGCCACTTCCCGGCATCCCGAGGTCGTGCCAAGCGAGTTGATGACGGCTGGATCATCACCGGCGGCCCGTGGACGTTCGCGACCGGGTCGCTGTGGGCGCCCTTCACCAACCTCGGGTGCATCGCCGAAGACGCCGACGGAACCTACCTGGTCGCCGTGCAGGTGCCGCGCGACGAACTGAAATTCCTCGACGACTGGCACGTCGCTGGCATGCGTGGCACCGGAAGTGTCTCAGTCGTGCTGAAGGGCGATGAGTTGCTCGTCCCCGACTATCGAGGAGTCGACTTCCGGCAGATCACGTCAGGCGCGATTGACAGTGGCCTTGCCGGCTCACTCTGGAAGGCTCCCTCTCTCGGCTGGTCATTCAGCCTGATGGCGGGCATGTCGATCGGCATTGCGCAGGGCGCCCTCGAGCGTTTTCTCGAGCGCTCGAACGGACGCTCCATCAGGGGGACCACCTACAAGAACCAACTCGAGGCACCACTCACGCATCTGATGCTCGCTGAGGTCCACTCCAAGATCCAGTCCGCGACGCTGATGACGCGTGCCAATGCCGAGGAGACCGACAGGCTCGGTGAACTCGCTGCCGCAGGCACACCGGCGGCCCCCGAGTACATGCAACGGTTCAGCGCCAGGGTTCTCGTCGAGACGGCATACGCGGCCAAGTGGTGCGCCGAGGCGATCGAACTGCTGCAGCGCAACTCGGGGTCCACCGCGATCATGGACTTCGAGCCGATCCAGCGATCCTGGCGCGATGCGCGGATCATCACGCTTCATGGGGCCCTCAACCTCGAGGCGCTGTCCGAAAACTACGGGCGCCTGATGGCCGGCATTCAGCCGCATCTGGTCGCGGGCATCACCACGCTCGACCGGTTTGCGCCGGCACCTGAGATAACTCAATGA
- a CDS encoding CocE/NonD family hydrolase, whose protein sequence is MSTTDTQTGVFAGPIRGLRFETPTRSGITNDRGEFQYRAGECVTFSIGGLVLGSIDGAPRVNLAQLVKRADGKVDRLHDPMVTNLARFVQTLDEDGDFENGITIAPIMHDLIGPIVLNFNQAATDAAEVDGAAHGSEGTAAMVAFSTDQMITFASDPAVTGLLATLNATPGAFTANTPRRLRNGAAARNELRRNIRGIVKLTDVRIPLRDGSYVCADIFLPADDGQHPVIMNQGFYGKSFDHGVIGSDEEAQQKEEIEDRYFTGNPDGLQYENHESVDSSVWVPKGYVCIRVDARGVGNSPGLQAPFSVQQAEDYYDAIEWAGTQPWSNGNVGLWGMSYLAITQHAVASLQPPHLKAMIAIGTDSDLYNEAFYGGGLYGEGFWAWWRMAMTGHNYNTEQRQETDWFSRMLATPFNDPEAYGPRGSIFMCPEIEKAIAPVWIVGPQTGVVIHQLGSSETFIHSTGVQSKKFDFVDAWFPHSYKNSTIADHQRFFDHWLKGEDNGVMDGAPVLVQVRTGNGGHYLLEEQEWPLARTTYLRWYLDATPSDWTGDDRRDDFLRIGTSIPTVEASASYDASLDRGHPIPAPTGYIGGTPRWSTGVSFISEPMTEDMVLVGYMKAGLWVSSTSSDMDVYVSLRVLDEHDREIRYESLVPPIDPANIHPVGHGLLKVSHRKLDDERSTAYWPVQTHLKADYQPLRDGEVVYVEVGLNPSSAVIRKGCRLRVDIQPYSPAGIPSRAYDENYHAGATNTIYTGPNHPSYVQLPIVPQN, encoded by the coding sequence ATGAGCACGACCGACACGCAAACCGGAGTGTTCGCCGGCCCGATCCGCGGACTGCGGTTCGAGACCCCGACGAGAAGCGGCATCACCAACGACCGTGGCGAGTTCCAGTACAGAGCGGGCGAATGTGTCACGTTCTCGATCGGCGGCCTCGTGCTGGGATCCATCGATGGCGCACCGCGCGTGAACCTGGCGCAGTTGGTCAAGCGTGCAGACGGCAAGGTCGATCGGCTTCACGACCCAATGGTGACCAACCTCGCCAGGTTCGTACAGACACTGGACGAGGACGGCGACTTCGAGAACGGCATCACGATCGCGCCAATCATGCACGATCTAATCGGACCGATCGTTCTCAACTTCAACCAGGCCGCGACGGATGCCGCAGAGGTCGACGGTGCCGCGCACGGCTCAGAGGGCACAGCGGCCATGGTCGCGTTCTCGACTGACCAGATGATCACGTTCGCCAGCGACCCTGCAGTGACGGGCCTGTTGGCGACACTCAATGCGACACCCGGTGCGTTCACCGCGAACACCCCGCGCAGACTGCGCAATGGTGCTGCGGCCCGCAACGAACTCCGCCGGAACATCCGCGGCATCGTCAAGCTCACGGATGTCCGGATCCCGTTGCGAGACGGGTCATATGTGTGCGCCGACATCTTCCTGCCCGCCGACGACGGCCAGCATCCGGTCATCATGAACCAGGGGTTCTACGGTAAGAGCTTCGACCACGGCGTCATCGGTAGCGACGAGGAGGCCCAGCAGAAGGAGGAGATCGAGGACCGCTACTTCACGGGCAATCCGGACGGCCTGCAGTACGAGAACCACGAGAGTGTCGACTCGTCGGTCTGGGTGCCAAAGGGATACGTCTGCATCCGGGTCGACGCTCGCGGCGTCGGCAACAGCCCAGGGCTGCAAGCGCCGTTTAGCGTGCAGCAGGCCGAGGACTATTACGACGCCATCGAGTGGGCTGGCACTCAACCCTGGTCCAACGGCAACGTCGGACTGTGGGGGATGTCGTACCTTGCAATCACCCAGCACGCCGTCGCGAGCCTGCAGCCGCCACACCTCAAAGCGATGATCGCCATCGGCACCGACTCTGACCTGTACAACGAGGCCTTCTATGGAGGAGGCCTCTACGGAGAAGGATTCTGGGCATGGTGGCGCATGGCGATGACCGGCCACAACTATAACACTGAGCAGCGGCAGGAGACCGACTGGTTTTCCCGTATGCTGGCCACTCCGTTCAACGACCCCGAGGCATACGGCCCACGAGGGTCGATCTTCATGTGTCCTGAGATCGAAAAAGCGATCGCGCCAGTCTGGATCGTCGGCCCGCAGACCGGGGTCGTCATCCATCAGCTCGGCAGCAGCGAGACGTTCATCCACTCGACCGGGGTGCAGTCGAAGAAGTTCGACTTCGTCGACGCGTGGTTTCCGCACAGCTATAAGAACTCGACGATTGCCGATCATCAGCGCTTCTTCGACCACTGGCTGAAGGGCGAAGACAACGGTGTGATGGATGGCGCGCCGGTGCTGGTGCAGGTCCGCACCGGAAACGGTGGCCACTACCTTCTCGAAGAACAGGAGTGGCCGCTTGCCCGCACGACGTATCTGCGGTGGTATCTCGATGCGACGCCATCCGACTGGACAGGTGATGATCGACGTGACGACTTCCTTCGAATCGGCACGAGCATTCCGACCGTCGAGGCATCCGCGAGCTATGACGCTTCACTGGACCGCGGGCATCCCATCCCGGCACCGACCGGCTACATCGGTGGAACTCCGCGTTGGTCTACTGGCGTCTCGTTCATCAGCGAGCCGATGACGGAAGATATGGTGCTCGTCGGCTACATGAAGGCAGGCTTGTGGGTGTCTTCGACGAGCAGCGACATGGATGTCTACGTGTCGCTCCGAGTGCTCGACGAGCACGATCGCGAGATACGCTACGAGTCCCTCGTGCCCCCGATCGATCCGGCCAACATCCATCCGGTCGGGCATGGCCTGCTCAAGGTGTCGCATCGCAAGCTGGACGATGAGCGGTCGACGGCGTACTGGCCGGTGCAGACGCACCTCAAGGCGGACTACCAGCCGCTCAGAGATGGCGAAGTCGTGTACGTCGAGGTCGGCCTCAACCCGAGTAGCGCGGTGATCCGAAAGGGCTGCCGGCTGAGGGTCGACATCCAACCCTATTCGCCGGCCGGAATCCCGTCTCGTGCGTACGACGAGAACTACCACGCCGGAGCGACGAATACCATCTATACCGGACCTAACCACCCCAGCTACGTGCAGCTGCCCATTGTGCCGCAGAACTAA